The Lutibacter profundi genome includes a region encoding these proteins:
- a CDS encoding SusC/RagA family TonB-linked outer membrane protein, giving the protein MKTKLNGFLTLLLALLVQIAFAQEKTVSGVVSDASGPLPGVTVLVKGTTIGTQTDFDGNYSIQTTVGATLQFSFVGMTTVEKVVGSSNSINVTMVENAEMLDEVVVTALGIKRDEKSLGYSTQKVGGDDINTAKKNNFVDGLSGKVAGIQIKRSTNMGGSTNVIIRGITSLTGNNQALFVIDGVPIDNSNTNGGGQQTARGGYDFGNAASDINPDDIESVNVLKGAAASALYGSRAANGVIMITTKKGAKKGEKFNITINSNITTGTIDKSTFPEYQDQYGAGYGPFYGSTGYFEDYDVNGDGVLDLVTPLTEDASFGAAFDPNLMVYQWNSLDPELPTYKFASPWVAAKNGPSTFFNTAVTAVNTLSINGNTENGTYRFSYTNFDQTGIMPNSTIGKDNFSFSGSFDLNDKLTVTGSANYIKTRAIGRNLTGYSDNINTSFRQWWQVNVDVQEQRDAYFQTRRNVTWNYNSPTNLTPIYWDNFYWQRYENYENDNRNRFIGNLSLNYKLNDWISVYGRLSVDTYNEMQETRIAIGSLNVPEYTRFNRDFTEYNYDLMLNIDKDLTDDLNLKGILGANIRRNIINSIYAATNGGLVVPKLYSLSNSVNSISAPSEYAGRIGVDGYYGSLSLGYKNFLYLDITGRNDTSSTLPADNNSYFYSSVSSSFVFSKFIEADWLSFGKFRINYAEVGNDAPFNSLTDAYVKPDPFGTATLFSVSSTKRNANLKPEQTTSIEAGLQMKFLRNRLGFDFSYYKTNTKNQIVPVATTGASGYTNKYVNAGEIENKGIEFSLNATPVKNDNFSWGMNINFSRNRNKVLSLFEGVDNLQLGSFQGGVTLNATVGEPYGILKGRDFVYLNGQRVIDATTGRYERSATSDQNIGDVNPDYNAGISNMLKYKNLTFSFLIDIQKGGSLFSLDHWYGEGTGIYASSVGTNDLGNPIRADLADGGGIILDGVNPDGSVNTTRTYMGWYANAFGWARAPQALHVYDASYVKLREIALTYDLPSDILANSFFKSVQFSITGSNLWIISKNLPYADPETGLSSGNLQGYQSGVMPTTKDVGFNVKLQF; this is encoded by the coding sequence ATGAAAACAAAGTTAAATGGCTTTTTAACGCTATTATTAGCGTTATTGGTGCAAATTGCTTTTGCACAAGAGAAAACAGTTAGCGGTGTAGTTTCCGACGCGAGCGGACCACTACCAGGTGTAACTGTTTTAGTAAAAGGTACCACAATTGGTACACAAACTGATTTTGATGGAAATTATTCAATCCAAACAACCGTAGGAGCTACGCTACAATTTAGTTTTGTAGGTATGACTACCGTTGAAAAAGTGGTTGGCTCATCAAACTCTATCAACGTTACTATGGTTGAAAACGCTGAAATGCTTGACGAAGTTGTAGTAACTGCTTTAGGCATCAAACGTGACGAAAAATCATTGGGTTATTCAACTCAAAAAGTTGGTGGTGACGATATTAACACTGCTAAAAAAAACAACTTCGTAGATGGTTTATCTGGTAAAGTTGCAGGTATCCAAATTAAAAGATCTACAAATATGGGTGGTTCTACCAACGTAATTATACGTGGTATCACTTCATTAACAGGAAATAACCAAGCTTTATTTGTAATTGATGGTGTTCCTATTGATAACTCTAACACCAATGGAGGTGGGCAACAAACTGCAAGAGGTGGTTATGATTTTGGTAATGCTGCTTCTGATATCAATCCAGATGATATTGAATCTGTAAACGTATTAAAAGGTGCAGCAGCATCAGCTTTATACGGTTCTAGAGCTGCAAATGGTGTAATTATGATTACTACTAAAAAAGGAGCTAAAAAAGGAGAAAAGTTCAATATTACAATCAATAGTAATATTACTACTGGTACTATTGATAAATCTACTTTTCCTGAATATCAAGATCAATACGGTGCTGGTTACGGTCCTTTTTATGGCTCAACTGGTTACTTTGAAGATTATGATGTAAATGGTGACGGGGTTCTAGATTTAGTTACTCCATTAACAGAAGATGCTTCTTTTGGTGCTGCATTTGACCCTAATTTAATGGTATATCAATGGAATTCTTTAGATCCTGAATTACCTACTTATAAATTTGCATCTCCTTGGGTAGCGGCTAAAAACGGCCCAAGCACTTTCTTTAATACTGCTGTAACTGCTGTTAATACGCTAAGTATTAATGGTAATACTGAAAATGGAACTTACCGCTTCTCATATACTAATTTTGATCAAACTGGTATTATGCCAAATAGTACTATTGGTAAAGATAACTTTAGCTTTTCTGGATCATTTGATTTAAACGACAAATTAACTGTTACAGGTTCTGCAAACTACATTAAAACAAGAGCTATAGGTAGAAACCTAACAGGATATAGTGATAATATTAATACAAGTTTTAGACAATGGTGGCAAGTAAATGTTGATGTACAAGAACAACGTGATGCTTACTTCCAAACAAGAAGAAACGTTACTTGGAATTATAACAGTCCAACTAACTTAACTCCTATTTACTGGGATAACTTCTACTGGCAACGATATGAAAACTATGAAAATGATAATAGAAATCGTTTTATAGGTAACCTGTCTTTAAACTACAAATTAAATGATTGGATTAGCGTTTACGGTAGACTATCTGTTGATACTTACAATGAAATGCAAGAAACAAGAATTGCAATTGGAAGTTTAAATGTTCCTGAATACACAAGGTTTAACAGAGACTTTACAGAATACAACTATGACTTAATGTTAAATATTGATAAAGATTTAACAGATGACTTAAATTTAAAAGGTATTTTAGGTGCTAATATTAGACGTAATATCATAAATTCAATTTATGCTGCAACCAATGGTGGTTTGGTAGTTCCTAAATTATACTCTTTATCTAATTCTGTAAATTCAATTTCTGCACCAAGTGAATATGCAGGACGAATTGGTGTTGACGGTTATTATGGAAGTTTATCTCTTGGCTATAAAAATTTCTTATACCTAGATATAACCGGAAGAAATGATACTTCTTCAACATTACCTGCTGATAACAATAGTTATTTCTATTCTTCTGTTTCTTCAAGTTTTGTATTCTCTAAATTTATTGAGGCTGATTGGTTATCTTTTGGTAAATTTAGAATTAACTATGCAGAAGTTGGTAACGATGCCCCTTTTAATAGTTTAACAGATGCTTATGTTAAACCAGATCCATTTGGAACTGCAACATTATTCTCTGTATCTAGCACTAAAAGAAATGCCAATTTAAAACCTGAACAAACTACAAGTATTGAAGCTGGTTTACAAATGAAATTCTTAAGAAACAGATTAGGGTTCGATTTCTCTTACTATAAAACAAACACAAAAAATCAAATTGTACCAGTTGCAACAACAGGTGCTTCAGGATATACAAATAAATATGTAAATGCTGGAGAAATTGAAAATAAAGGTATTGAGTTTAGTTTAAATGCTACTCCCGTTAAAAATGATAATTTCTCATGGGGTATGAATATTAACTTCTCAAGAAACCGCAATAAAGTATTATCTTTATTTGAAGGTGTAGATAACTTACAACTAGGTAGTTTCCAAGGTGGTGTTACTTTAAATGCAACCGTTGGTGAACCTTATGGTATTCTTAAAGGTAGAGATTTTGTTTACTTAAATGGACAAAGAGTTATTGATGCTACTACTGGTAGATATGAAAGATCTGCAACATCAGACCAAAACATAGGTGATGTTAATCCTGACTACAATGCAGGTATTAGCAATATGCTTAAATATAAAAACTTAACTTTTAGCTTCTTAATTGACATTCAAAAAGGTGGAAGCTTATTCTCACTTGACCACTGGTACGGTGAAGGAACTGGTATTTACGCAAGCTCTGTAGGTACAAATGATTTAGGTAATCCTATCCGTGCCGATTTAGCAGATGGTGGTGGAATTATTTTAGATGGTGTAAATCCTGACGGATCTGTTAACACAACTAGAACTTATATGGGATGGTATGCAAATGCCTTTGGTTGGGCAAGAGCTCCACAAGCATTGCATGTTTATGATGCCTCTTATGTAAAGTTAAGAGAAATTGCTTTAACTTATGATTTACCTAGCGATATTCTAGCAAACTCTTTCTTTAAATCTGTGCAGTTCTCTATAACTGGATCAAACTTATGGATTATAAGTAAAAATTTACCTTATGCTGATCCAGAAACTGGTTTAAGTTCTGGTAATTTACAAGGATACCAAAGTGGTGTGATGCCAACTACTAAAGATGTAGGATTTAACGTTAAATTACAATTTTAA
- a CDS encoding RagB/SusD family nutrient uptake outer membrane protein, giving the protein MKYLRKIFSIMTLLLIIVSCQDFSTDLNVENLENPNDFILTSDPVALSATAGSIIQNWFLSVHNYAGPGAALATMADVSTCSWGNFGMRDTSSEPRVAFNNTSSYSYAYITNSYFNALYSVLSDSNTIALAIQNGTQFENPEQIEMVAKLGQALSIGYLALVFDKVWLSDENGSIEGSAGDGASTYSEAMTFALAKLDQAIAVAQANNVSIPETWLPGGGGNSSSLLAFMNSMGARMLVGNVRNSSQKSAIDWNRVLNYTNNGLTSDFEIYMDDVTWYDLIPKTYLVYPGWARVDMRVINMMDPNTPDYWEDDVTFQPESTSNDARLLTDFGYLGSNNFRPERGIYHYSSYRYSRYDNYITVWTTNVVEYSTAENDMYKAEALVNTGNVAGAAAIINAGTRTTRGGLPNVAADIDAVKDAIHYERMIEFSFTGMGLGFFEMRKEDLLQKGTLLHFPVPGKALESIPAENYTFGGTTGTPGEDYSTGGWR; this is encoded by the coding sequence ATGAAATATCTAAGAAAAATATTTTCTATCATGACATTGCTACTTATAATAGTATCTTGTCAAGATTTTTCTACGGACTTAAATGTAGAAAATTTAGAAAACCCGAATGATTTTATTCTTACTTCAGACCCTGTTGCTCTTTCTGCCACAGCCGGAAGTATTATCCAAAATTGGTTTTTGAGTGTACATAACTATGCCGGTCCAGGTGCAGCGTTAGCAACTATGGCAGATGTTTCTACTTGTTCTTGGGGTAACTTTGGAATGAGAGATACATCAAGCGAGCCTAGAGTTGCTTTTAATAACACTAGTTCATACAGTTACGCATACATAACTAATTCATATTTTAACGCTTTGTACTCTGTCCTTTCAGATTCAAATACAATCGCCTTAGCAATACAAAACGGAACGCAGTTCGAAAATCCTGAACAAATTGAAATGGTAGCTAAATTAGGACAAGCTTTATCTATTGGATATCTAGCATTAGTCTTTGATAAAGTATGGTTATCTGATGAAAATGGTTCTATTGAAGGTAGTGCTGGTGACGGAGCTTCTACGTATAGTGAAGCTATGACATTTGCTTTAGCAAAATTAGACCAAGCTATTGCTGTTGCACAAGCAAATAATGTCTCTATTCCTGAAACTTGGTTACCTGGTGGGGGTGGTAATAGTAGTTCTTTATTAGCTTTCATGAATAGCATGGGTGCTCGTATGTTAGTTGGTAATGTACGTAATAGCTCCCAAAAAAGTGCTATTGACTGGAATAGAGTACTTAACTATACAAACAATGGGCTAACAAGTGATTTCGAAATTTATATGGATGATGTTACTTGGTATGATTTAATCCCAAAAACTTATTTAGTTTACCCAGGTTGGGCTAGAGTTGATATGAGAGTTATCAATATGATGGATCCTAATACTCCTGATTACTGGGAGGATGATGTTACTTTTCAACCTGAATCAACTTCTAATGATGCAAGACTATTAACAGACTTCGGCTACTTAGGTTCAAATAACTTTAGACCTGAAAGAGGTATTTACCATTACAGCAGCTACAGGTATAGTAGATACGATAACTATATTACCGTGTGGACTACCAATGTTGTTGAATATTCAACTGCTGAAAATGATATGTATAAGGCTGAAGCCTTAGTTAATACAGGTAATGTTGCTGGTGCTGCGGCTATTATAAATGCAGGTACCAGAACCACTAGAGGTGGCTTACCTAATGTTGCCGCTGATATTGATGCTGTTAAAGATGCTATCCATTATGAAAGAATGATCGAATTTTCTTTCACAGGAATGGGACTTGGTTTCTTTGAAATGAGAAAAGAAGACCTTTTACAAAAAGGAACTCTTCTCCATTTCCCTGTGCCTGGTAAAGCTTTAGAATCTATCCCTGCTGAGAACTATACTTTTGGCGGTACTACAGGTACCCCTGGAGAAGACTATTCTACTGGAGGATGGAGATAA
- a CDS encoding SusD/RagB family nutrient-binding outer membrane lipoprotein produces the protein MKKLIFILTLVVTFSCSSDLTDMNIDTKNATTVPGETLFSNAQKNLVDYMVSTNVNVNIYKMFAQYWTETTYTDEANYDVQNRAIPRNTWNRLYRDVLKDLDESSKIITEEGDGGLPTVKANKLAIIEIMKVYTFKVLVDTFGNIPYSEALDADNVNPVYDDAAGIYSDLLARLNAAISGLSASAGSFDGADLIYNGNVSNWIKFGNAIKLEFGIMMNDASTTASGAAGTFTSIADNANFQYLDATPNTNPIWVDLVQSGRSDFVIANTLVDKMIALNDPRITAYMAENLGAGVFVGGPYADNNSFSAYTHVSDKVQAPDFPGTIFSYSQTELLKAEAVKKGLLSGSAQTFYNNGVTASIETWTGDSSLAASYLANDAPYDDANWQNSIGTQAWLALYNRGFEAWTTWRRLNYPTLNTAVISGLPVPTRLTYPVSEQTLNGANYTAAAAAIGGDNLSTPLFWDN, from the coding sequence ATGAAAAAACTAATTTTTATATTAACACTAGTTGTCACATTTTCTTGTTCTTCAGACTTGACTGACATGAATATTGACACTAAAAATGCTACTACAGTGCCAGGGGAAACATTATTCTCTAACGCACAAAAGAACCTAGTAGATTATATGGTTAGCACAAACGTAAATGTAAATATTTATAAAATGTTTGCTCAGTATTGGACAGAAACAACTTATACTGATGAAGCTAACTATGATGTTCAAAACAGAGCTATTCCTAGAAATACTTGGAATAGATTATACAGAGATGTATTAAAAGATTTAGATGAATCATCTAAAATAATTACTGAAGAAGGAGACGGCGGGTTACCTACCGTAAAAGCTAATAAATTAGCCATTATTGAAATTATGAAAGTGTATACTTTTAAAGTATTGGTTGATACTTTTGGCAATATCCCTTATTCTGAAGCTTTAGATGCAGACAACGTAAATCCTGTTTATGATGATGCAGCTGGTATTTATTCAGATTTATTAGCAAGGTTAAATGCTGCAATTAGCGGTTTAAGTGCTAGTGCAGGTAGTTTTGATGGTGCCGATTTAATATACAATGGAAATGTTTCTAACTGGATTAAATTTGGAAACGCCATTAAATTAGAATTTGGTATTATGATGAATGATGCTTCTACTACAGCTTCAGGAGCTGCTGGTACATTCACATCAATTGCAGACAATGCTAATTTCCAATATTTAGATGCTACTCCTAACACAAACCCTATTTGGGTTGATTTGGTTCAAAGTGGCCGTTCAGATTTTGTTATTGCAAATACACTAGTTGATAAGATGATTGCCTTAAACGACCCTAGAATAACAGCTTATATGGCAGAAAATTTAGGTGCTGGAGTTTTTGTAGGTGGTCCTTATGCTGATAACAATAGCTTTTCAGCGTATACACATGTTAGTGATAAAGTACAGGCTCCTGATTTCCCAGGAACAATTTTTAGTTATTCACAAACCGAGTTATTAAAAGCAGAAGCTGTAAAAAAAGGATTATTGAGCGGTAGTGCCCAAACTTTTTACAATAACGGCGTAACTGCTTCTATTGAAACTTGGACAGGTGATTCTAGCTTAGCCGCTAGTTACTTAGCTAATGATGCTCCTTATGATGATGCCAACTGGCAAAATTCTATAGGAACACAAGCTTGGTTGGCTTTATACAATAGAGGTTTTGAAGCTTGGACAACTTGGAGAAGATTAAATTACCCAACCTTAAACACAGCGGTAATTTCAGGTCTTCCTGTACCAACAAGATTAACATACCCTGTGTCTGAACAAACACTAAATGGTGCAAATTATACCGCTGCTGCTGCTGCAATTGGAGGAGATAATTTAAGTACACCGTTATTTTGGGACAACTAG
- a CDS encoding SusC/RagA family TonB-linked outer membrane protein codes for MKTKFNGFLTLILALLVQITFAQEKTVTGTISDASGPLPGVTVIVKGTNVGTQSDFDGNYSIQVNSGAVLKFSFMGMQTIEKAVGSSNVINITMKEDAEALDEVVVTGVAGATSKKKLSVTVATVTAEELQKVPAGSAASALQGKVAGITVTNLGRPGQGATILLRGAANFYGSQAPLVILDGIFVEGGLADINVDDIASFEIVKGASASSLYGSRAGNGVIVITSKRGKIGKTQVTFRSEIGYSEITNFVKTNQSHGYELASDWEQFKGQYTKYEGVTYGPNYQGVYAASGDNAVLGSRIESADGYADNPFGVYNNFQDLFFKKGTNLTNYASVSNGNDKARVFFSSENTEVDGVLAETGGYTRNSVRLNADYYINDWLKFSTSNSFIKLNDNSPGGGNDIYRIASRISPDANVTLPNPDGQPYYFKPDPWESEIDNPLYDLYSRDAASKQQRFLGGYKLNINLTNNLSAELEYSFENNNYRYTRNNKYETYTTTGDPIGFGYSKGSLYKTSSLEFSQKAQATLNFVEQFGELDVKAKLSFLGEDRNYEQFNAAGNNYLYSGLPTLDNFNNTDVTAGSHQEDERAQNVFAIAGFVYKDRYIFDGLFRRDGSSLFGENQRWNNYYRVSAAYRITKDIEIPGVQELKINIARGTSGQRPGFSWQYEQTGISGGVLSTNRIKGNPDLKPSLTTETEIGLNASFLDIFNLEFAYSNQVSSDQFMIVNLFAPANAGKNRQWQNVGDLESDTYEFTLRSKIINQSDITWNVGVNFTKSDSKITKLNAPEQLVGPSGLFLLRENTEFGSMFGRKFVTDLATMENQLPSGSSISDYSVNSDGVVVKTSTIGTVDEAAIIEVDEDGVAVFEKIGNQNADFRIGITSNFSYKDFDFYMLWDWKGGGDIYNRNGQWTTISERNAIVDQAGKPDSEKKTRVYYGSLYDVNQNNAFWVEDGTFVKLRETSLAYTLNSTKLKSLANGFFNEIKISLIGRNLLTFTDYKGWDPEIANYDSATQQYFSVDYGVYPNQTSYSLSFQFKF; via the coding sequence ATGAAAACAAAGTTTAATGGTTTTTTAACGCTTATTCTAGCGTTACTAGTGCAAATCACATTTGCACAAGAAAAAACTGTTACTGGTACAATTTCCGATGCAAGCGGGCCTTTACCTGGAGTAACAGTTATTGTAAAAGGTACCAATGTGGGTACACAATCAGATTTCGATGGGAATTACTCAATTCAAGTAAATTCTGGAGCTGTATTAAAATTCAGTTTTATGGGTATGCAAACTATTGAAAAAGCGGTAGGCTCTTCAAACGTTATTAATATAACCATGAAAGAAGATGCTGAAGCCTTAGATGAAGTTGTTGTTACTGGTGTGGCTGGGGCTACTTCAAAAAAGAAATTATCTGTAACCGTAGCAACTGTTACTGCAGAAGAGTTACAAAAAGTACCTGCAGGTTCTGCTGCAAGTGCATTACAAGGAAAGGTAGCTGGTATCACAGTAACAAATTTAGGGCGTCCTGGCCAAGGAGCTACAATACTATTACGTGGAGCAGCTAATTTTTACGGTTCTCAAGCACCATTAGTAATTTTGGATGGTATTTTTGTCGAAGGAGGTTTAGCTGATATCAACGTTGATGACATAGCATCCTTTGAAATTGTAAAAGGAGCATCTGCATCTTCTTTATATGGTTCTCGTGCAGGAAATGGTGTTATTGTAATTACTTCTAAGAGAGGTAAAATTGGAAAAACTCAAGTTACGTTTAGATCAGAAATTGGATATTCTGAAATAACTAATTTTGTTAAAACCAATCAGTCACACGGTTATGAATTAGCTTCAGACTGGGAGCAATTTAAAGGTCAGTACACAAAATATGAAGGCGTAACTTATGGTCCAAACTACCAAGGTGTTTATGCTGCTTCTGGTGATAACGCTGTTTTAGGCTCTAGAATAGAATCTGCAGACGGGTATGCTGACAATCCTTTTGGGGTTTACAATAATTTCCAAGATTTATTTTTTAAAAAAGGAACTAATTTAACCAATTATGCTTCTGTATCAAATGGTAATGACAAAGCTAGAGTTTTCTTCTCTTCTGAAAATACTGAAGTTGACGGTGTATTAGCTGAAACTGGAGGTTACACAAGAAATAGTGTTCGTTTAAATGCTGATTATTATATTAATGATTGGTTAAAGTTTAGTACAAGTAACTCATTTATTAAATTAAATGACAACAGTCCTGGTGGTGGTAATGATATTTACAGAATAGCTTCTCGTATATCTCCAGACGCCAATGTTACTCTTCCAAATCCTGATGGACAACCTTATTATTTTAAACCAGACCCTTGGGAAAGTGAAATTGACAACCCTTTATATGACTTATATTCCAGAGATGCTGCATCAAAACAGCAACGTTTCTTAGGTGGGTATAAATTAAATATTAATCTAACAAATAACTTAAGTGCTGAATTAGAATATTCTTTTGAAAATAACAATTACAGATATACTCGTAATAATAAATATGAAACATATACTACAACTGGGGATCCAATAGGTTTTGGATATAGTAAAGGTTCTTTATATAAAACAAGTTCTTTAGAGTTTTCTCAAAAAGCTCAAGCAACATTAAATTTTGTTGAACAATTTGGAGAACTAGACGTAAAAGCTAAATTGAGTTTCTTAGGTGAAGATAGAAACTATGAACAATTCAATGCTGCGGGTAATAATTATCTATACTCAGGACTTCCTACATTAGATAACTTTAACAATACTGATGTAACTGCTGGCTCTCACCAAGAAGATGAAAGAGCTCAAAACGTATTTGCTATTGCTGGTTTTGTTTATAAAGATCGTTATATTTTTGATGGTTTATTTAGACGCGATGGTTCTTCATTATTTGGTGAAAATCAAAGATGGAATAACTATTACAGAGTCTCTGCTGCTTATAGAATTACAAAGGACATAGAAATTCCTGGTGTTCAAGAATTAAAAATAAATATTGCTAGAGGTACATCTGGTCAACGCCCAGGTTTTTCATGGCAATATGAACAAACTGGAATTTCAGGAGGTGTTCTATCTACCAACAGAATTAAAGGAAATCCAGATTTAAAACCTTCTCTTACAACTGAAACTGAAATTGGATTAAATGCTTCTTTCTTAGATATATTTAATTTAGAATTTGCCTACTCTAATCAAGTGTCTTCAGATCAGTTTATGATTGTAAACCTTTTTGCTCCTGCTAACGCCGGTAAGAACAGACAATGGCAAAATGTTGGAGATTTAGAGTCTGACACTTATGAATTTACCTTAAGATCTAAGATTATTAATCAATCTGATATCACATGGAATGTAGGGGTTAACTTCACAAAATCAGATTCTAAAATAACCAAATTAAACGCTCCCGAACAACTTGTTGGTCCTAGTGGCTTATTCTTGCTTAGAGAAAACACTGAGTTTGGATCTATGTTTGGTAGAAAATTTGTTACTGATTTAGCAACAATGGAAAATCAATTACCTAGTGGTAGTAGCATTTCTGATTATAGTGTAAATAGCGATGGAGTTGTTGTTAAAACTTCAACAATTGGAACTGTTGATGAAGCTGCAATTATTGAAGTAGATGAAGATGGTGTTGCCGTATTTGAAAAAATTGGAAATCAAAATGCTGATTTTAGAATTGGTATTACTTCAAACTTCTCATATAAAGACTTCGACTTTTATATGCTTTGGGATTGGAAAGGTGGTGGAGATATCTATAACAGAAATGGACAATGGACAACTATTAGTGAACGTAACGCTATTGTTGACCAAGCAGGAAAACCAGATTCTGAAAAGAAAACAAGAGTTTACTATGGTTCTTTATATGATGTTAACCAAAATAATGCATTTTGGGTAGAAGATGGAACTTTTGTTAAATTAAGAGAAACTTCACTTGCTTACACATTAAATTCAACTAAATTAAAAAGTTTAGCAAATGGTTTCTTTAATGAAATTAAAATTAGCCTAATTGGTAGAAACTTATTAACTTTTACTGATTACAAAGGCTGGGATCCTGAAATTGCAAATTACGATAGTGCTACACAACAATATTTTAGTGTTGATTATGGTGTTTATCCAAACCAAACCTCATATTCATTATCCTTTCAATTTAAATTCTAA